TAAGCGCAACTGCACGGCCCCATCATTCTGCGCTTTAAAAATAATTTGATTTTCCTGTAAACTACTGTCATGATTAGCGGCGGCGTAATGAAACCGGGGTGCGCAATGCAATCGAAAATTTAAATTTCCGCGAACCGCTTTTACTTTCCGTACAATGGTACTTAATTGATGATCGGCCTCCGGGTCCAGGGGCATGTAATCGATAATTTCGGCAATGCCGTCTTCAGAGAAAAACCGGGTAATTAATATAGCCGTGCCGGGTAAATACAGTTGCTTGTTGGTATAATCCGCCATAATCGGCTCAATCGAAAAATACCCGCCTTTGTCGGCATCCAGTAAAGCCGCAAAAACGGTGGGCGAATCGAACCGGGGAAAAGCCATAAAATCAATGGAACCATGCGTGGAAACCAAAGCCACGGTTCTTAAATTGCCAATTATCCCGTAATTCTCGATAGGCTGGTACGGTCGATTTTGGTGTTGCATAGGCGCGGGTTGCGAAAATCAGTTTACAGTAGTATAGATTACCCGCAAAAAAGAAAATTGTTATAAAAATTAACGCAACCTGGTTATTTCGATAAGGCCCGTATGATACTGTAAATTTTTAATTTTTAAAATTTTTGGTTGATTCGCCGCTAAATACTTCTGGTATAAACCTTCCATAGCTCATGCACATTACCAACTTAAACTGCCGGAAAAGTAAAAATTTAAAAATTTTAATCGTGCAAACCCTTACCCGGAAGAATGTGCGGAACGTATTTGGCTACGCGGATTTCCCGGATTAAAAGGTTTAACCTTCAAATTAATCGTTTATGAATTAGGCGTGAAACCAACCACTTTCCTATTTGGTGGACGAAAATACCAGGACACAATTGTTAAAACCAGCAATAACAACGAAGGAAAAACCTCATTAACGGAACTGCCGGCAGCAATCCGGGAAAAAGTAGCGCCCGACATAGCTAAGAAAAAGCCAGCGTAGGCCCATTCTTTTACTACCGCCTGACCAGGAATTAACACCGCTATTACTCCCAAAATTTTCCAGGTACCGAGTAAAGTCAGAAAATACTCCGGATAAACTAATTGGGTTATATTTTCTACTTCTGCCGGTACCCGCAACAACTGCACAAGTCCGGTAGAAAACATACCGAGGGCCAACCAAAGAGTGGCAACCCAATACATGATTTTATTTCTTTTGCTCATACCGATTTAATTAATTTGTAATTTACCTATGAGGTCTTGTAACCGGTTATGAGCCATGTTCAGTCCTTGGGCAAAGGGCAGTTGGAGCATTTGGTTGCGGTGGGAAACCGACTGGTAAATAATTTGCATGTTCAGTTTGCTGGTAGTTTCGGTTAATTTTTCAAATTCCAGGAATTCTAGCTGCACCCCAAACGGCGCATTTTCCATTTCAAAAGTGCGGGTAATTTTTTGTTCGGGACTGAACTCATGAATGACCCCGTGCGCCTGAAACACTACATTGCCTTGCGCATCGGAGGTTTGGTACTGCCAACTGCCGTGATGTTTGTTTTCTAGCTTCAGCACTTTGGTTCCCATCCATTGCTCCACCAGCTCAGGTTCGGAGTAGGCTTTAAAAAGCAACTCCAGGGGCAAGTTAAATTCACGGGTAATGAGCAAATCTTGTTTACCTTCTTCGGCATGCACGTTGGTTTTTTGTTTCATAGGTAGTTATTTTTTGGGTTGATAATGCTGCATAATGTCTTCCAGCTTATTAAATCGCTCGTCCCACATTTGCCGGAAAGGTTCAATAAAGTCGGCTACTTCTTTTATTTTTTTGGGATTGAGATGGTAGTAAATTTCCCGGCCTTGTTGCTGCTGCTGCAGTAACTCGCACTCAGTTAAAATTTGTAAATGCTTTGAAACAGTGGGGCGTGCTGTATCAAAATTAGCGGCAATGGCACCGGCCGGCATGGCTTGCGCGGCTACCAGAAGCAGGATAGCCCGGCGCGTAGGATCGGCGATGGCTTGAAAAACATCTCGTCTTAAATTCATTGTGTAGTTATTTGGCTACAAATTAATATGTAGTTATTTAGCTACGCAAGTAATTTTTAAAATTTTTTATTTTTAAAAGCCGAGCTTACCGGGTTATGGTTTTTGGGATTAGTTTTTAATTGTTGAAAGTATTGCTATTGAAATTTTGTAAACTCAGGAGTTGTGGTGGGATCTTCCCCTGAAAAATATATCGGAAGACCCTCTTTTTTGGCCGCTTTTAAGTCCTCTTCTAAGCCGCAAAAAAACCAGGCATCTTGGCCGGTAATTACCGGATTAATCAAATAAAATTTTTTATTTGATTTAAAGATTTCAGGAATTTTAAACACTTTATCCATAACGTCATCAGACAACCAATCAGAATTAATAGGAGTGGAGATTTGGATGGTTGTATCGGAATTAGTTACAGTAGCTACATAAAATTTACCATTTTTAGATAACTGTTCATTAACTTTTATTCTCTTTTCTGGTATTGTTGTGTTTACAATATGACTTAATAAATTTGATAAGTCTCCAGGATTATAAATGTATTCTGTATCAAATCTTACATCTACCAAGTGGTACTTCTGCTTTAACTTTTCTATTTTATCGTAGAGTTGACTATAATCTGTAGGTTTTTCTCGTTTGTTGCCAGAACAGCTTAATAATAAAATAAGAATAAAAATTAAAATGGCGTTTTTCAATCTTGAAATTTCCTCCTTCTATGCTAAGGTAATATCTTAATTAACTGATATCCTTTACTAAAAACTATGGTTTATTTGTGAATATACTATATATAATTAAAACAATACAAAAATAAGGGCATGTAATAAACCTACTTAGCAAAAAAATAGATGTACCTAAAAGTTTAAATTTTTAAAAATTTAAACTTCAGTCTAATCCTAAACCTAACCGGATGGCTTTTTCTACTGGGTTATAAGTTTTTCCGGGGGCAAACGGGTCGAGTTCGGTTCTGGGGTGTAAAGGTGGTTGGGCCAGGAAGCGGGGCGAGGTGCCGTGGTGGGGCTGGGCGGCATGTACCAAAAAAGGGTGGCACAAATAAACGGTACCGGCCGGGCCGGTGGCTAATACTTCGGGGGTGGCTTTTAGGGTGGGCAATTGCGTTGCTAACTCCATAAAAGATAATCCAGTCTCGCCGAAGGGTTGCAACAAGCAGGCGACTTCTACATGCGAGCTTACCTTAATGCGGGTAGGCGCATCGTCTTCGCTTACATCCGAGAAAAGAAACAGCATTAACAAAGCCCGGCCTCTGGATTTTACGTTAATGCGCCAGGCCAGGTAATTTTCTGGTTCAGTACCCGGAAAGCTGGCATCTACGTGCCAACCGGTATCGGCGGGGTCTTGTGCGCTGGGAAAACGCACCGGAAAAGTACCTAAAGTGGTACGGGGCAGCCATTGGTCTTGACCTACCAGATCGTTAAAAGCCTGGTGCAAGACCGGCGTGTTTGCGGCTTGCCGGAAAGGCTCCTGGTGGTAATTCCCCAGCCGGATAACGGGTTGTGTCCAGGTGGCCGGGTCATGCGGATTGCAGCCTGTATCGTGCCACAAAATGGCGCGGGCTTCGGCTGCTACATCGCTGGGAAAAGCATTTTCTATTTTCACAAATCCTTGCTGCACAAACTGATCAATCTGGTCTGCCGTTAATTTTTTTGGCGTAGTTTCCATAGCGTAGTTCTTTAACAAGTAGTAAATAAGATTGGGCTTGGATCAAGTATTTGTAGTTAAAGTAATAAATTCTTTTATTTTTAAAAATGCAGTTGAAGCATTTCTTCCATTTGGTTAGTTATATCCAGAACTTCGCCGACCGGCAGGTTGCCCAGGTGAAAAGCCCCGATGCGCACCCGTACTAACCGTAAAGTAGGAAAACCAACGGCAGCGGTCATTTTGCGGATTTGCCGGTTTTTGCCTTCGGTTAAGGTTATGGATACCCAACTGGTAGGCCCATGGCGCTCGTCGCGGATTTTACGGCTGCGCTCCCCAAAATCCGGTATAATTTCGGGAATATAAGCCCAGCAAGGTTTCGTCTGGTATTTTTCGTTGCGCAAACCAATTTCTACTCCTTGTTGCAGTTGCGCTACGGCTTCCGGGGTAATTAAGCCATCTACCTGGGCGTAATACTCTTTTTCCAGTTTACTGCTGGTTATTAAGGTGCTTACCTTGCCGTTGGTGGTGAGTAACAATAAACCTTCGCTGGCTTCGTCGAGGCGGCCAATGGCCATGGATCCTTCCGGAAAAGGAAACAAATCGCCCAAACGTTTTTTCTTTTTCGATTCTCCCACAAACTGGCTTAAATAACCATAAGGTTTGTGCAGCATAAAATGTTGATGGGGCATGCTAAATGGTAGGGTAAACATTAAATACTAATTACCGGAAAGCGCAAAGGTAGTAAGGTTTGCTGGTAATCTTGTTCAGTTTAAATGTACCATGAGCCACAGAACCTAAAAAGCCGTTGAAACAAATCCAACGGCTTTCTGAAGTATTCCGGAATAAGAATTTTTAAAATTTTGATTTTGGAAAAGCAAAGCTCCTTTGGCTAAACCAACTTCCGCTGCAATGGTACCTTAGCAAATGGTTCTTTAACCAGCGCAGAAAAACAATTGCTTTTTAAAATTTTAAATCGTGGCGGGTACGGTGCTGTTTATTTTGTTGTTAATCCAGGCGGCGCCCAGAATACCACCCACCAAAAACAAAGTAGCAAAACCCGACACCACATTAAAGGTGCTGCCTTGTTTTTTCTTTTTGTTTTTAATTTTGGATAGCGCCACCCAGCCACCATCTATGCGGGTATGATTGAGGTCGGGTTGGTACAAGTTGCCTTGATACGATTGGGAATTTTCGTTGTTAAAATGTTTTTGCCGGATCATTTTCTGGATGCGTTTATCGAACATACCGGCCGGCATTACCAGGCGTTGCGCGCGCAGCATCCGGGCCATGTTGCCCACGGCAATTTCTTCTTTCGGCGATTGAGTTAATTTAAAAATAGCTTTAGCCACATCGGTAGCCGGAATTACCGGTTCAGGGGCTTTTACGTTTTTACCCATGTAATTAGCTGCGTGCTGAAAAATAGGCGTATCAATTACAGCTGGTAATACGCAACTCACGTGAATGTTGGACTTATCGGCTACTTCCTGCGCCAAGCTTAAACTTAAACCCCGCACCGCAAATTTGCTGATGGAATACGGCACGCTAAACGGCTGGCCTACCAAGGCGGTCATTGAGGAAACGTTAATGAGCAAACCCACATTGCGGTCGCGGAAGTGCCGTAAAGCTGCCCGTGCCCCGTATATATACCCAAATACGTTTATCTCCATAAGTTGCCGGATATCGTTGGTAGGAATTTCGTCAAAATTCCCGAAAAGCGATACGGCTGCGTTGTTTACCCAAATATCAAAATGCCCGAAATGCGCCAATGCGCGATTAGCCAAGGCGTTTACTTCGTCTTCGTTGCTTACATCCGTAGGAACGGCTAAAGCCTCCGCGCCCAGGTTCGTGCATTTCTGGGCTAGTTCTTCCAAGGCAGTTTCGTTACGGGCAGCCAATACCACCGATATACCTTGTCGCGCAAATTCCAGGGCGGTAGCCCGGCCAATACCACTGGATGCACCTGTTATGATTGCTACCATAAATGTAAAATTTTAAATTTTCTAAAATACACTGCTTACCGTACGCCCCGAACTGGCTTAAGTTGCCGGATAAATACTGGTTTATCGGTATTAACCAAATACATAAAAGCTAAGAACCACTATAAACCAAAACACCCGGGACAAACCCGGGTGTTTTTATAAAAGAAAGGAACTTGTTTTTAAATTTTGTTATTCCTGGCCGCTTTCTTCGCTGCCAGAGTTTTCGCTGTTTTTGTAACCTTTTAAGGTGCTGGCGTTGGGCTGGTTATTCCGGAATTCTTTATCGCTGCTATCGGAGCCGCGGGTATCGGCCGGATTGGCATGCGAGCCTTGCGGACTGTTATGCTCGGGCGTATCTTTTCCGTGTTTGGCGCCGGCGCTGTGGCCTTCG
The sequence above is a segment of the Adhaeribacter swui genome. Coding sequences within it:
- a CDS encoding SRPBCC domain-containing protein — protein: MKQKTNVHAEEGKQDLLITREFNLPLELLFKAYSEPELVEQWMGTKVLKLENKHHGSWQYQTSDAQGNVVFQAHGVIHEFSPEQKITRTFEMENAPFGVQLEFLEFEKLTETTSKLNMQIIYQSVSHRNQMLQLPFAQGLNMAHNRLQDLIGKLQIN
- a CDS encoding pseudouridine synthase — encoded protein: MPHQHFMLHKPYGYLSQFVGESKKKKRLGDLFPFPEGSMAIGRLDEASEGLLLLTTNGKVSTLITSSKLEKEYYAQVDGLITPEAVAQLQQGVEIGLRNEKYQTKPCWAYIPEIIPDFGERSRKIRDERHGPTSWVSITLTEGKNRQIRKMTAAVGFPTLRLVRVRIGAFHLGNLPVGEVLDITNQMEEMLQLHF
- a CDS encoding DoxX family protein, which encodes MSKRNKIMYWVATLWLALGMFSTGLVQLLRVPAEVENITQLVYPEYFLTLLGTWKILGVIAVLIPGQAVVKEWAYAGFFLAMSGATFSRIAAGSSVNEVFPSLLLLVLTIVSWYFRPPNRKVVGFTPNS
- a CDS encoding phytanoyl-CoA dioxygenase family protein — encoded protein: METTPKKLTADQIDQFVQQGFVKIENAFPSDVAAEARAILWHDTGCNPHDPATWTQPVIRLGNYHQEPFRQAANTPVLHQAFNDLVGQDQWLPRTTLGTFPVRFPSAQDPADTGWHVDASFPGTEPENYLAWRINVKSRGRALLMLFLFSDVSEDDAPTRIKVSSHVEVACLLQPFGETGLSFMELATQLPTLKATPEVLATGPAGTVYLCHPFLVHAAQPHHGTSPRFLAQPPLHPRTELDPFAPGKTYNPVEKAIRLGLGLD
- a CDS encoding ArsR/SmtB family transcription factor; amino-acid sequence: MNLRRDVFQAIADPTRRAILLLVAAQAMPAGAIAANFDTARPTVSKHLQILTECELLQQQQQGREIYYHLNPKKIKEVADFIEPFRQMWDERFNKLEDIMQHYQPKK
- a CDS encoding SDR family oxidoreductase, whose product is MVAIITGASSGIGRATALEFARQGISVVLAARNETALEELAQKCTNLGAEALAVPTDVSNEDEVNALANRALAHFGHFDIWVNNAAVSLFGNFDEIPTNDIRQLMEINVFGYIYGARAALRHFRDRNVGLLINVSSMTALVGQPFSVPYSISKFAVRGLSLSLAQEVADKSNIHVSCVLPAVIDTPIFQHAANYMGKNVKAPEPVIPATDVAKAIFKLTQSPKEEIAVGNMARMLRAQRLVMPAGMFDKRIQKMIRQKHFNNENSQSYQGNLYQPDLNHTRIDGGWVALSKIKNKKKKQGSTFNVVSGFATLFLVGGILGAAWINNKINSTVPATI